The DNA segment GTATTCTGTCATGATAAAGAGAGTGGCTTAAAAGCCATCGTTGCCATCCATAACACCAATTTAGGTCCTGCTGTGGGTGGTTGCCGGATGTGGAACTACCAATCCGACGATGAAGCCCTGACAGACGTATTACGCCTCTCCCGCGGTATGACTTACAAAAACGCCCTTGCTGGTTTAACCATGGGTGGTGGTAAGTCAGTGATTATTGCCGATCCTAAGCGCCCTGATCGCGAAGCCCTCTTCCGTGCGTTTGGCCGTTTTATCAATAGCCTGGGTGGACGTTACTATTCAGCCGAAGACGTAGGTACTACAACAGCGGATATCATGATTGCTCATCAAGAAACCCCATACATGGCGGGTCTTGAAGGCAAGAGCGGCGATCCATCGCCCTTTACTGCATTAGGCACCTATTTAGGCATCAAAGCTGCCGTTAAACACAAACTCGGTTTAGACAGCTTAAAAGGCCTTAAGATTGCCGTTCAAGGTGTGGGCCATGTAGGTTACTACCTGTGTAAACACTTGCATGAAGAAGGTGCTGAGCTTATCGTCACCGATATTCACCAAGCTTCACTCGACAAAGTGGCTACCGACTTTGGTGCTATCGTCGTTGCACCACAGGATATCTATGCCCAAGACGTTGATGTCTATGCGCCATGTGCATTAGGTGCCACCCTAAACGATGTCACCCTGCCACAGCTTAAAGCTAAGATTGTTGCCGGTTGCGCCAACAACCAGTTAGCCGAAGTCCGCCATGGCGAGCAGTTAAAAGAAATGGGCATTCTGTATGCTCCAGACTACGTGATTAACGCTGGCGGTATCATCAACGTCTCATTTGAAAAAGACTATGACGCGGCGAAATCAGAAGCTAAGGTCAGAGAAATCTACAACACTCTGCTGAAGATTTTCACTAAAGCCGACGCAGAAAACCGTACTACTGCTGCGGTTGCTGACGAAATGGCCCGTGCCATTTATCAAGCGGCAAAAGCCTAATCGTGCTGTAGGCGGACAACAGCGCGTTGTCCGCCTCTATCACTTCCCTCGCTTCGCTTATCCAGCTAAAAAATAAATTCCTCTCAATACCAATCAGATACCAAAACGCCACGTAAAATTCACTTTTCTGTAGTGGAAAAGCCTATGTGCCTCTGCTTGAATTAATCACTAGTCTGTCAGTGAAGGGATTGCATATGGTCAGTTTTAAGTACGAGTTAAATCAGGACTCGGTTGAGCTACAGGCCAGTGATTGGTTTGGAATTGAACGGGTGTTTGTTAATGGGCAAATGGTGTCGCGCAAGTTTAACTTTGGCCCTAACAGCATACATAAAGTGCAGCTCAATGATGGCCATCAATGCAGTTTCAAGTTGTTTATCGACCCTCAAACCGATGAGTTGACTTGCCGAATTTATAAACACAATCAACTTATTACCAGTTTAAAACAAGGCAAAAATAATTTGCTGCAATGCCAACGACTGTTGCAACAGGGATTATTGCTCGGCTCAAGTCTAGTGCTACTCATGCTCCTCCTGCCATTGTAATAGCCAAATAAAAACCGCCACTAGCGTGGCTAGTCGCGGTTTTATTGGCTCACAAAAGCGTGTTACTTCAGCATATATACCCGCATCATGGTTTGTTTCGCTTCGCTACTGCCATCACTCATCTGCACACGTAAGTGAACAAAATTACCGGCAGTAGAATCGTTCGGGATTGTGGCAACCCACTCACCATTAACCCATTTCACTTCTGCGGTTTTCCAAGCGCTTTCGGCAAATTTGGCCGATACAGGGCAATAAATCGATACCGAAATCGCCGCAAGCGAACATTCCTGACCATAACCGTATTGCAGCGTGACATCGGATAAATCCACCTGCGCCGCACCATCCATCACAGCTGAGAGTTTCACTTCGACAGGCACACCTGCAGCCAAGGTATTATCGATCGCCACTGGAATGTCGAGCTTAGGAGTGAGCACCGCTTGGCGGCCCTGTTTACTCGAGTCTGTGCTGAATTGATAAATCCCTTGATAGAAGGAGCCGAGATTGTCCTTCACCGGTGAGCTATTGCCCACACCGCGGGCGTAGGAGCGCACTTCTAACTCCACTTGCGCATTGGTATCGGGGAGCGTAAACAATCCACTATCTAAGTAAGTGCTCTGGCCATTCACTTTGAGTCCGTAGAGCGACTGTGAATTATACCCGCCCGTGCCATCATGCCCAGCCGCATCGCCAAACCGCACAATGCTTAAGTCGATAGTGTTGGTATCACGATTGGCAATGGCGCCACCATTGGTGAGCAAACTCCCCGCCTTGGGGCCTTTAAACCAAGAGGTGGATTCAACCTTGCCTTCGGTCATCATTCTTGGACCATCAAAATAGCCGCCGTCCGACGATAACTGAGTACCGGGCATCACAATGTTAGTCCACATGTTTTTGCTGGTTGCCGTGTAGTACTCATCGCGCACCACAGGCGTCATGACCATTTGTGAGCTACCGGTTGAGTAAAACTCTCCGGTGCTGTTGGTCATGGCCATCATATCAGTCCAAATGGGGCGCTGATCATTTTGCGAATGATAGCTGGCACGAATGCGCTGCATTTTTTGCTCTTGCAACACCACTTGCCCACCATTGATACGCCCGTCGGTGATATGGTTAATGGAGTAGGCATAAGGCGTTCGCTCCGCAGCCGTACCCGACCAACTAACGATATTGTTACCCGCTTCAATCTGAGCTAACAGGGCTTCACCCTGCTCTGAACTGATCCCAACAGCGGGGATACGTGGCGTGCCAGAAATCGTCCCTTTATAACGACCATGTTGACCCGGACGATAGAAGATAACCCCAATCGCCCCGTTTTTAAGGGCATTTGCCACCATGTAAGATGTCAGATAATTAGGGTTGCCAATCAACGCAATACGGCCCGTTAAGTCAAACTGAGTCCAGTCGGTACTGTACCCCGCGTCGCCAACGGGCACGACTTCTGCACTGCCTTTACCATCAAAGGATAAGGCTAAGCCCTGCTTGTTATAATCGAGCACTTCGCCATTTTGCATGGTAAGTACGGTTTCGGGTGCAAAGGCGCGAGTGGTGACAAACGAGCGGAACCTATCATCATGTCCCTGCGACCAAGTGTAGATGTCTTTCACATAATCAGGCGCTAACTCCATCGCGGCTAATTTAGCCACTTTGTTATCATCCAGCGCATAGGTAAAGCCAAATGCATAGCCTTGGGGTGCCAAAGGTTTGCTCGCCTTGAACTCGAGTTTTTCGGCATTGCGGGCGTCAAACTCAATCTGGGTATCTTGGCTCACTTTACGATCCAGCACCGCCATTTGGGTCGCCGACTCCACTAACCCAGAGGTTGTTGAGTCATTATCGTAGGTCATGATGTTGGCAACGATAGTGTAATTGCCCTCAGGAACAGAGAGGCTTGCCTGACCATTTCTGAGCGTAACGGCTTGTCCCCAATCATCTTCCTCATTCATCAAGTACACTCTCGAGGGAGAGGAAGCGGCTTTGCCACGCATGTCGGTGACACTGAAGCTCAAATTGACTTGCGGCGGTTGGATCCAGAATGAAATCGGCACAGTGACGCGTTCATTCGATTTGCCTGTGCTGGTGCCTTCAATACGCCCAGTGATAGTGCCATAGGCGCCACTGCGCAGTGCCACACTAGAATCAATCCACACAGGAATTTCAGCACTTCCATTGGCTGGCACGTTAATGCTGTTGACGCTAAGTCCCGCTAGGGTTGCCGGCATGCGCGTCTTACCGTCCTCACCTATCAAGCTCATTTTCAGCTTAAGGCTGATATCCTTGTCGGATAAGTTGCGTAGACTAATGGTTTTTTCTGTAACGCCAATATCCTGATCATAGACAAAGGAGCCGAGTTCCATATTCGGCGGCGCAATAATGTTTTGCCCTACGGCGCGATTCACATCCATAGGTCCGGCGCCTTGTTCCAGCACATGGGCATCGGTCGGAACCACAGAGGAAGTCAGCACTTCTTTCACTTGGCGGGGTGTCAGTTCGGGTCTAGCTTGCATCACAATTGCCGCGCCGCCAGACACATGGGGCGCCGACATGGATGTTCCCGACAGGGCGCGATAAGCCGTCGCCCCGAATCCTCCCGAGGCCGCAGAGACAACATCCACACCTTGGGATGCGATATCGGGTTTTGCAGAATGACCATCAGGTGAAGGGCCACGGGATGAGAAAGATGCGGTGTGATTATCGCGGTCAACGGCACCCACGGTTAACGCACTCGGGGCACATCCTGGGATCCCCACGGTCTCGCGGGTAAAACTATTGCCCGCAGAAACCACGAACAACGCCTTATCACTCAAAGCTTCAACCATGTCGACAAGTGGTCCTGTACAACTGGTGCCACTGCCGCCTAACGACATACTAACCACATCGGCGCCTTGAGCCACGGCCCATTGCATGCCACTCAAGATCCCACTCGTCGACCCTGAACCTGAATTTGAGAGTACCTTACCCACCAGTAATTTGGCACCAGGCGCCATGCCCGCCCAGCGACCATTAGATTCCGCCCCCGTCCCCACGATAGTGGCTGCAGTGTGTGTACCATGACCGTTAAGATCATCGACGCCATTGCTGGAATAGGTAAAGTCTTTGCTCTGCACAACTTGCCCCGCCAAGTCGCCATGCTGCACATCGTAGCCAGTATCAAGCACGGCTACGGTGACACCTTGACCATTAAATGCCTTGGCTAAATTGCCATACGCACCGGTTAACGGCACGGTTGGGGTTAGGTTTGCCAGCGCATTAATCCCGTTAGTCGTATCCTTATGGGCATGCACAACCGCATCTAACCATACCGACTTCACCGCATCATCGGTACTTAAGGTTTCCCATACTTTGGCGGCCTGTTGTTTGCTGATCCCAAAAGCAGCGCTGTCGATAAGTTCAATCTCATCGGTTAAGGTAGCCCCTTCAATGGGATTAGGCACAGCAGAACCCGCTAGGGTGCCATCACGGTATTCGATAATAACCGGCAATTTATCGGTGGAGGCATCATCATAACCCGCCGCATGGAGCTTAGAGATGTTAAACAGCTCGATGTCGACAGTATGGGACTCGACCCATTTTTGCGCCTTTGGAGTGATAAGATATTGACCATTCTGATTTTGGAAGAGGCTAGTAATCACCTCTGCACCGTTTTCGCCGAGCAGGCGGATACCACCGAGTGAGCCATCGGCCCGCGCAACGGCCGTGACCACCTCGCCGGTGATCAAGGTAAATTGTACGGCGCCAGATTGCGCTTCCATCAGCGCAACATTATCTTCAGCCAAGGTTGAATAACTGAGGGTAAAACCCATTGCCATCAGGCAAGTCGCTGCAATACGACTGCGCTTAAAAAGTTGTTTCATTTCATATTCCCTGAAAAATCACCCTATGATTGCTCAAATAAATTTAAGCAACGTTTGTTATATTGGAAGACTCGCTTCCAAAGCAGCAAGATGGCGTTTTATGAAACATTTTTGCAACAATCATTAGGTAGCAATTTGTACAGCCAAGGTAAAATAGCAATGCCCAGAGTATGGCTTGTGGCCATTACGCTGGGGAAAGACAGGAGTTTAAAAATTGAAGGAAAGACGAAATGCAGCTCAAACGCAATGTCGAATGCTTGAAATCATAAGGCTGTGATTGAAGGTAAACGATTTATCTTATTGAGTAAGCGCATAAACTGCTGGCGCTCCTCTTCAGTGAGATTGGACAGGTATTTCTCGTTAACCCGCTCAGCCTCACGGATCAAATCCTGCTCCAGCGCCTTAGCCTCATCGGTGAGGAAAATCTGGAATGCACGGCGGTTATCGAGCTCTTGGTGACGGGTGATCAATCCCTGAACCTGCAACTGATCGAGCAAACGGGTCATGGTATAGTTGGCCACATCGCAACGCTTGGACAGCTCGGTCTGAGAGATCCCCTCCTCCTGCCAAAGCGCGAACAACACTGGCCACAACTTAATGTCGAGCTGATAGCGTTTCAGCTGTATATCGAGCTCATTTTGCAGCTCAATATTCAAGTGGGAAACAAGATAGCCTAAGCTTTCATAGCGGTTCAAACAGCACCTCCGAAAACACCATTTAGCCCCAACAACACTGACCCAAACCCGAGAAGGATTGGCCGAGGTCAGTTTTAATACTATCACTTAACCTGTAATAAACTAGTCAGCTTGCCCAAGTAATTGCAATCAAAATCTTTACGCATCTGCCTCTTCGTCGTCGGGTAAATTGAATTCATTCACAAAATTATAGTAACAAGCACGGCTCAATTTTCCCCATAGGCCGCGCTCTAGCGGCAGATAAATCCCAAAGTCGGTGAGCTGTAAATGATTAAGTGTCGCCAGAGAATGCTCGGTACCAATACTGCTGCGCAGCGTTAAACCCGATGCTGTCTCATCCTTCACATAATCCACAATCAACAGTGGCGCATCATCCACCTCGACTCGCACCTTTTCGACTGGCGTGATCAGAAAATGTTCGCCATCGATGCCATGTAAAATACTGGCAAATAACTTGGCAAACTTGGTCGGCAATGGGCTGTCCTGATATATCCAGTCACCGGAGAGTTGGATACGAAATAATGCCACTTCACTACACAGCGCCGTTGGCTGTGTGACAACATCCGGCGCTGGCTTGCTGGTGAATTCCTGTAGCGTGTCGATAACATTGTCCGTGTGCTTTTCCATAGCGTCCCCTCAGTAAAGAATCCACCTTCTGAAGAAGGTGGCTTTGTTTTAACCCCTAAAAGGGGGCCTTTATTCTAGATCTAGCGACCTTGTTCCTGCCTAAGAATCGACAGAACACATACGATGCTTGCACGTATCTACTCATGTTATTTGCCTCTTCTGACTTCGCTAAAAATCAGAGATGCATTTAACATGGGTAAGTATACAGGCAAAGCCACTATTGATGATAACCACCTACTGAAGTAGGTGGTTTAGGGCTGAAAATAAAAAAACCAGCCTGACGACTGGTTTAGTGTGGCATTGCCTTAGGGATTATCCAATCCCTAATACAAAATTGCGTTACGCCTTAACGAGCTCCAATAAAGCCTCTAATGGATGTTTTGGCTTGTAACCGGCGAAACGTTTCACTTGGCTGCGACAAGAGTAGCCAGAGACTAGCACCTGCGACGCGTCTATCTTGCTTAAAGTGTCTTTCCACGACATATCAAACAAGGTCTTAGAACGTTCAAGATTCTCAGCCTCATGGCCGTAGGTACCCGCCATGCCGCAACAGCCTAGATTCACCGCGGTTAATTTAGCGCCAAAGTGAGTGAATATTTTGCTCCACTCATTGGCGGTATTAGGCTTAGCCGTAGACTCAGTACAATGGCTAAACCAGGTAAATTGTTTATCTTGCATGGCCTTAGTCGGAATATCCTGCAGAATGCTAAGCAGCCATTCGTTAGCCAGTTTCACCTCAAACGCGCCGCGATTCGCCCCTAAGATTTCTTTATATTCATCGCGATAACAGAGCACTAAGGCGGGATCGATACCCACCATAGGCATGCCTAACTTATGCACTTGGTTTAAGAAATCCGCGCTCGACTGCGCCGTTTTAGCAAATTTATCTAAGAAACCCTTAATATGGGTCGGTTTACCATTGGGTTTAAAGGGTAATAGAACAGGCTTCAATCCTAAGGTTTCAATCAGTTGGATAAAGCGATACACCAAGCCTGCATCGTAGAAACTGTTAAACGGATCTTGCACCACTAACACAAATTTTGCGCGCTCATCGGCGGGGATAGCCTGCAATGCCGCCAGATCATAACCACGGCTCGCATGACCATCGAGTCGTTGTTTTAATGTCGGCACCGACAGCGCTGGCGCATCCACATAACCGATGGCTTTTTTGATCACCCATTGGCTGAGCGGGTTTTGCGAGGCGAAATTGGTCAGCCTTGGCGCCGCCGCCATAATAGGCAGACTGTCTTCGATGCCCGCCACCAGATAATCTTTAGCCGGACGCAGATAACGTTGATAGTAAATATTAAAGAACTGCGCCCTAAATTTAGGCACATCCACTTTTACCGGACATTGGCTCGAGCAAGCCTTACAGGCTAAACATCCCTTCAGCGATTCCATCACTTCGTGGGAATAATCGTAATCGCGCTTCGCATTGATGGTATTTTGCATGCGCTGCAAAATACCTAAGGGTTTAGCTCTGGCCAGCGCATTGACATCGACGCCTTCGGATTCGAGTAAACGCAGCCACTCACGCATCAAGCCCGCGCGACCTTTAGGCGACTGAACTCTGTCCCCCGTCACTTTAAATGACGGACACATAGGTGAGAAACTGCTGTAGTTAAAGCACAGGCCATTACCGTTACAGTTCATCACATCGGGATAGGCATCGCGCACTTCGACCGGAATTTGCCGGTCAAACTTGCCGCGCTTGGTACTGTCCACATCAAAACACAGCCCCCGCTTGCTTTGGCGCCACTAATTTGCCTGGGTTGAGTCTATTATCAGGGTCAAATAGACCTTTA comes from the Shewanella seohaensis genome and includes:
- a CDS encoding MarR family winged helix-turn-helix transcriptional regulator; this translates as MNRYESLGYLVSHLNIELQNELDIQLKRYQLDIKLWPVLFALWQEEGISQTELSKRCDVANYTMTRLLDQLQVQGLITRHQELDNRRAFQIFLTDEAKALEQDLIREAERVNEKYLSNLTEEERQQFMRLLNKINRLPSITAL
- a CDS encoding Glu/Leu/Phe/Val dehydrogenase dimerization domain-containing protein, producing the protein MAVFNHVSFDEHEQVVFCHDKESGLKAIVAIHNTNLGPAVGGCRMWNYQSDDEALTDVLRLSRGMTYKNALAGLTMGGGKSVIIADPKRPDREALFRAFGRFINSLGGRYYSAEDVGTTTADIMIAHQETPYMAGLEGKSGDPSPFTALGTYLGIKAAVKHKLGLDSLKGLKIAVQGVGHVGYYLCKHLHEEGAELIVTDIHQASLDKVATDFGAIVVAPQDIYAQDVDVYAPCALGATLNDVTLPQLKAKIVAGCANNQLAEVRHGEQLKEMGILYAPDYVINAGGIINVSFEKDYDAAKSEAKVREIYNTLLKIFTKADAENRTTAAVADEMARAIYQAAKA
- a CDS encoding S8 family serine peptidase; translated protein: MKQLFKRSRIAATCLMAMGFTLSYSTLAEDNVALMEAQSGAVQFTLITGEVVTAVARADGSLGGIRLLGENGAEVITSLFQNQNGQYLITPKAQKWVESHTVDIELFNISKLHAAGYDDASTDKLPVIIEYRDGTLAGSAVPNPIEGATLTDEIELIDSAAFGISKQQAAKVWETLSTDDAVKSVWLDAVVHAHKDTTNGINALANLTPTVPLTGAYGNLAKAFNGQGVTVAVLDTGYDVQHGDLAGQVVQSKDFTYSSNGVDDLNGHGTHTAATIVGTGAESNGRWAGMAPGAKLLVGKVLSNSGSGSTSGILSGMQWAVAQGADVVSMSLGGSGTSCTGPLVDMVEALSDKALFVVSAGNSFTRETVGIPGCAPSALTVGAVDRDNHTASFSSRGPSPDGHSAKPDIASQGVDVVSAASGGFGATAYRALSGTSMSAPHVSGGAAIVMQARPELTPRQVKEVLTSSVVPTDAHVLEQGAGPMDVNRAVGQNIIAPPNMELGSFVYDQDIGVTEKTISLRNLSDKDISLKLKMSLIGEDGKTRMPATLAGLSVNSINVPANGSAEIPVWIDSSVALRSGAYGTITGRIEGTSTGKSNERVTVPISFWIQPPQVNLSFSVTDMRGKAASSPSRVYLMNEEDDWGQAVTLRNGQASLSVPEGNYTIVANIMTYDNDSTTSGLVESATQMAVLDRKVSQDTQIEFDARNAEKLEFKASKPLAPQGYAFGFTYALDDNKVAKLAAMELAPDYVKDIYTWSQGHDDRFRSFVTTRAFAPETVLTMQNGEVLDYNKQGLALSFDGKGSAEVVPVGDAGYSTDWTQFDLTGRIALIGNPNYLTSYMVANALKNGAIGVIFYRPGQHGRYKGTISGTPRIPAVGISSEQGEALLAQIEAGNNIVSWSGTAAERTPYAYSINHITDGRINGGQVVLQEQKMQRIRASYHSQNDQRPIWTDMMAMTNSTGEFYSTGSSQMVMTPVVRDEYYTATSKNMWTNIVMPGTQLSSDGGYFDGPRMMTEGKVESTSWFKGPKAGSLLTNGGAIANRDTNTIDLSIVRFGDAAGHDGTGGYNSQSLYGLKVNGQSTYLDSGLFTLPDTNAQVELEVRSYARGVGNSSPVKDNLGSFYQGIYQFSTDSSKQGRQAVLTPKLDIPVAIDNTLAAGVPVEVKLSAVMDGAAQVDLSDVTLQYGYGQECSLAAISVSIYCPVSAKFAESAWKTAEVKWVNGEWVATIPNDSTAGNFVHLRVQMSDGSSEAKQTMMRVYMLK
- a CDS encoding DUF1285 domain-containing protein — protein: MEKHTDNVIDTLQEFTSKPAPDVVTQPTALCSEVALFRIQLSGDWIYQDSPLPTKFAKLFASILHGIDGEHFLITPVEKVRVEVDDAPLLIVDYVKDETASGLTLRSSIGTEHSLATLNHLQLTDFGIYLPLERGLWGKLSRACYYNFVNEFNLPDDEEADA